In Cyclobacteriaceae bacterium, the DNA window TTTTGGCCCAGCAACCCGACAGTCTGGGAGTTGGTGACAACCTGATACTCAACAGGCAAGAATATTCTTTCCTGAACTCGGACTTCAGCGACAGTAAAATTGAATTTGATTTTAAAGGAAAGAGAATTGCATTTCTGGGGGGAATACGCGGGAATTACATCCTGACAAAGAAAGAGTATTTCAACACTTTTGTTAGACCGAGACTCGGGACGAACAAGAAGAAACCCTACTCACTCACAATACTCACTCCGGCAGAAAAAGAAGAATCAGGTGGTTACGATGCCTTTATCCTTACACCCGCGAAATTATTTACCGATCAGGATAGAAAAAAAGTCCTGAAGAAGTTGGGTAAGAGATAGCCTGCTTATCTCCCTCCAAAATTATTTGGGGCCGCCCTGATAAATTAACAGTGGAATAATAAAAGCTAAGGCTATAGATGATCTTTAACCCAAGGCCCGAAGGGTCGAGATTTTTTAGCCCTGGCTGCAGGCCAGGGTTTCCAAAGCAAAATTGCATAAGCCCCAAAGTGGGCGAGATTTTTTACGCGCGCATTAATCTCATACATAATATCCATTGCGGGGTACCGTAGGTACGCAACAATATTATAAACACTTACATTTTGAAAGCATGAGTTGATCTCTAAAGCAAACGCTGTTCATATCCTTCCGCAGCTTTAGCTGCATCTGTGTAAATCCATTTTCGGAGCAAAAGTTTCTTATCCACTAATCCGCCACGCATATAGTCTTGGTACTATACAATGATCCTGCATTTTATTCTTAAGTAAAAGCCTCAATGTCTGTGATTCCCTCCCTCCAAATCCCCCATCCTGACCCTCCCTCTGCATTGTAAATATTTAATTTAATTCCTTATTTGCTTGACAAAACATAAGGAAATGGGCAAGGAATACCTTGGAGAATTTGAAGAACTGGTACTGACTATGGTGGGTGTGCTTCAAAAAGAGGCGTACGGTGCCGCCATCGCCGAAGAAATTGAAAAACGGCAAGACCGAAACATCAACATCAGTGCGCTGCATGTTACTCTCTACCGCCTTGAAGACAAAGGTCTGATCAAATCCGCTTTCGGCGGCTCTACCAATGAACGAGGTGGTCGACGAAAACGAATCTACACCGTAACCAATGCAGGATTCGTCATGCTCCGAAGAATGAAAGACGGAAGACTCGAATTATGGAGATTGATCCCACAACTAAAGATGTCCGGGATATGAATGACCAGATACCTCAATGGCCATTAAAATTCTTAAGAGCCGTCTGCCCTGACCACCTGATCGAAGAGATCGAAGGCGACCTCCTGCAGAATTTCTATAAAGACCATAGAAAGTTTGGACAACGAAAAGCAAGGTTAAGATTAACCCTGAATGCCATCCGCTATTTGCGGCCGGAAATTATTATGCGAAACAAGTTTTCATTTCAACTAATCAATATCATGATGTTACTCAACTACTTTAAACTCTCCCTCAGAAACATCAGGCTCAGTCCGCTCTACTCCTTTATCAACATGTTCAGTCTTACCATCGGACTGTCCTCATGCCTGGTCATCTATCTCTTCATTTCCGATGAGCTCAGCTTTGACTCTCTCCATTCAAACAGATCTTCTGTCTATCGCATCTATGGAGTGCCTCATTATTCCGGAAACGGCACCCAAAAGATTGCATTGACGAATGCATGGACTGGCCCATCCATTGCCGAAGACTTCCCACAGGTTGCAAGCTTCACGCGCTACTGGACTCAGGGAAAAATGACATTCACAAATGGCGATGATCACCTTTTGATTAACAGTGTTGCCGCCGTTGACAGCACTTTCCTCAACATCTTTGACTTCAATCTGCAATCCGGCAATCGCGCCACTGCCCTCGCCGAACCCAATTCTGTGATCCTTACGGAATCAACAGCATTAAAACTTTTCAAAAATACCGATGAGTCTCTCGGGCGAGCGATCACCATTCAGGACACTGAATATAAAATTACCGGGATCCTCAAAGACACTCCAGAAAACTCTCACCTGAGGTTCGATGCTCTTCTTTCCATTTCAACTTTTGGGAAAAATAAAATGTTCAGCTCCACCTGGGAAGGAAGTTTCTTAAACACCTACCTCCTGCTTCACGATGGTGCAGACAACAAAGAGCTTGAATCAAAGCTCTCCGACTTCTGGATCCGGCACACGGGCATAAAAGATCCTGACAAGGGAACAACATTACAATTGCAGCCACTATCAGATGTTCATTTGCAATCCACGGATATGGATCACGACTACAACAACTATCGAAAGTTTAATGGTACTTATCTGAAAGTCTTTGGGATCACAGGCATCTTCATATTATTGATCGCTTGCGTGAATTTTATGAACCTTACCACGGCTCGGGCGTCCTACCGTTGGAAAGAAGTTGGCATTCGAAAATCTATTGGAGCAAAGAAAACGCAACTCTTCGGGCAATTTATTTTTGAATCAACGGTAATGGCACTGCTGGCGTTGGTATTAGCCATGCTCCTTGACCTGTTCCTGATTCCATTCGTAAATCAACTTACCGGACGACAACTTCTGCTTTCATCATTGTTTGCTCATCCCATACAGGCCGGATTGCTGGTAGCAGTAACCATACTCCTCGGTTTGTTAACGGGAATCTATCCTTCATTCTACATGACTTCATTCAATGTTACTTCCGTATTAAAGGGTGGAATTAAAACTCAGGGGAGATCCATCTTCCAGAACTCTTTGGTCGTTCTGCAATTCGGATTGGCCATCGGATTGATCATCGGCACACTGGTCGTCACACGCCAGCTTTCCTTCATGAAGAATACTGACATCGGCTTCACCAAAGATCAGATCATACTGGTGGGAATGAATGGGGAAGTCAACAAAAAGCTTGAAGTCCTAAGAACAGAATGGCTGCGTAACCAGTCTGTGTCGGGGGTGACAGCCTCCAGTCAACGACTTGGCACCAACCTGAACGGATGGGGCTTTAAAGTAAAGACCGACACAGGGATCTATAATTTTGTACCGTCCAATCTGAATGTTGATTTCGACTATTTGAAAGTGTATGGGATCACGTTGAATGATGGCAGGGACTTTTCACGCGAATTTCTTACGGATAATGGAAAGGCGTTCATCATCAATGAGACGATGGCGCGTGAGCTGAACATGAAACAGCCTGTTGGCATCCCTGCCGGACAATCGTGGTATGAAAATGATTCACTGGGTGCCATTATCGGAGTGGCGAAAGATTTCAATTATAATTCATTGTATTCGAAGATCGGAATGCTTGCCATCGTCTGTAAGCCTGAGTGGGGATATGATGAGATCTCCATTAAAATTGATGGCGCTCATGCAAAAGAAATAATTCCTGCACTTAAAGAGGTATGGGATAAGAACATCACGACCTACCCTTTCACCTATTCTTTCCTCGACGAGCATGTTGATAATCTATACAAGTCTGATCAGCAGATGAGTTCTGTGATATCCATCACCGCGATCTTTGCGATCTTCATTTCGTGTATGGGTTTGTTTGGACTGGTGGCGATTACCATGAACAAAAAAATAAAAGAGATTGGAATCCGTAAGGTGCTCGGAGCAACTAATTTTCAGATCAGTTCGATGCTATCCTCAAGTTTCACAAAGCTGATACTAATATCGTTTGTAATGATCTGCCCGGTAACGTACTATTTATTGTTCAAATGGCTGGAGAGTTTCAGTTACCGGATCACGATGAGTCCGTGGTTATTTTTGTCCGGAGGGTTGATCACGATTATCATCGCGCTGCTGACTATAAGTTATCATACGATACGATCAGCGCGTGAAAATCCGGTGAATGCTTTGAGGTATGAGTAGTGGAGAGCCAAGCCGTAAAAAACTGCTCTTGGTAGGGTGACGATGGAAATGAAATTCATTGTAAGGAATGTTGCGTACCTACGGCACGCCGGTGCAACTCTGAACTACCCTCCGGGACCGTTAACCAACCCTAATGCGAGATGCAAGAGGTGAGAGCTTCAGGATCGTTATCAAATAACTCAATGTGACATTTAAGTAGATGCTGGTCCCGGAGGGACCTAATCTTTGTAGAAATCGTATGATTTAGTTGGGCCAGCGTGCCGTAGGTACGCAACAATATTATGAACACAGATAAAATTGCTTTTACTTTTCTCCGATCTCAATCGGACGCAATACATAGTCCTAAATAGGCCCGGATAGGTCACTCATTGGGACATTATCCGATACTAAACCGATAGTAGCCTATGAAATGGGTAGTGGAAACATAGCTTGAACCTAGGCAGAACCTAGCTAGAACCTAGCCTGAACCTAGGTAGAACCTAGCCTGAACCTAGGTAGAACCTAGCCTGAACCTAGGCAGAACCTAGCTCGAACCTAGGTAAAACCTAGCGTCGGAGGTGAAAAAGTGTGCTATTCACCCGAAATTCCGACTTACTGCCAATTGCACCATCAACCTCTTAAAATCCAGGTTTGAAGATCAAATGACAGTTGAGAATGACACCAAAAAATACGATCAAACCCTTCTGATGTTACAAATTGTTCAGGATTTTTCTTTTCGTAGTAAAGACATCAAAGGTGACCCTTTGTGGCATTCACAGAATCCCTTTATCTTCAATCCCATAGTCAGAATTTTAATACCGTGGGAAGAGATATTCAGCTCCAATGAAAAACAAGATCATTCTCATCATCACCATCGGCTTCATCATAACCGCAGGGATACTGATCTTCAGGAGCAACACTCGTCGTTACGTCAGCGATGAAAGCTTTCAAAACAATATCATCAAACAAAAAGAACTGAATGGAAGGGTCCTCGCCCTTCTGCATGAAAACGGAATCAAAGAGGATTCATTACTAAAGGCAGAGCTTCGCTTCTATACCGACGACCAGGACAAAGCAAACAATCTCGTTGCCGGTTTAAGGAAACTCAACTATACCGTAGACACGTACAACAAATCTGACGAAGATCAGGTGCTTTGGGAAGTGAGCGGTTGGTCAACACTCATTCAAATAAACAGCACTGCAGTCACACAATGGACCGACCTCATGTGCAAGACCGGCTTTGACAACGATTGTGAGTTTGACGGATGGTGGTATAAAATCAAGGATACAAAATGAAAGTGAATGTAGTCCATACCAATCCGGCCGATCTTGATATGATCTATGGGTTGTTTGAACAGTCCATCAGCTATCAGGAAAAACACGGTTATCCCGTCTGGAGGAACTACGACCATAATGCCATCGTTCGCGACATCGAAAATAAAAATCAGTACAAAGTTCTCGTCGACTCAAAAGTTGCCATCATCTTCAGCGTCTGCTATACCGACAAAGTGATCTGGCGCACGATGGACCACGGAGATTCTATTTACCTCCACAGGATTGTGGTAAACCCCGAGTTCAAAGGTCAGAAGCTTTTTGGAAGAATTATGGAATGGGCTATCGAACACTCTCAGCAAAGATCTCTCAAGAGCATCCGTATGGATACCTGGGCAGCCAATCCCAATATCATTGAATACTATAAAGGATTCGGTTTCTCATTTATAGAAACATACACCACACCGGACACTGAGGAATTGCCGGTTCATAACAGAAACCTGGCCCTGACGTTGCTGGAGTACAAACTTTAATTCAACAGTTTTGTGACGAACCGAATATCGTTGCATTATTAATCAAAATTTCAAACATGAAGATCCATCTGCTGCTCTTTGCAACTCTATTCATCTTTTCCTGCAGTAAAGACAAGTCCCGTCTTGAGTTGGCGCCATCCGGCGAGCAACAGAGTAGTATGAATGAAGCGCTCTCCTCCGCTCCTAACGTTTCAGTGGAACGCAAGCTCATTAAAAACGGAGATCTGAGTTTCAAAACAGATGACACGAAAAAGACCAAAGCTGAAATAGAAAAAATCGTCAAAGAATTCAACGGATATATCTCAACAGAAAGTCAGAATAATTATGGAGACAGACTTCAATACAGTCAGATCATTCGCGTGCCCTCGGCACGATTCGAAGAACTTATTCAGAAGATAGAGGCGATCGCTGAAGAAGTAGAGTCAAGGAATATTTCAAGTCAGGATGTAACCGAAGAATTTATTGACACAGAAGCGCGGGTAAAAACAAAAAAAGAACTGGAAGCGAGGTATCGCGAGATCCTGAAAGAAGCCAAAACTGTTGCTGACATTCTTGCCATTGAAGCACAGATCGGTGCCGTGAGAACAGAAATTGAATCGGCAGAAGGAAGACTCAACTATTTAAAAAGTCAGGTCTCTTTCAGCACACTCAACGTTACCTATTACAAAACAATTGGTACGGATTTCGGATTTGCCTCAAGATTCGTTGATTCACTTGGCTATGGATGGAACAATCTCCTGACTTTTATAATCGGTCTTGCCATGCTTTGGCCGTTCATGATCATGATTATCGTCGGAGGATGGTGGTGGTTTCGGCGCAAAAAGAAATCCTGAAGGCAAAAAATCAGTAACTACTAATCAATCAATCCCATTCTCTTCATCAGGAATGTCGCATTGGTAGACGAAGAAACTCCTTTTCTCAACTTATAATCAAACGAAAGACCATCCTCTGAAAACTGACTTTCAAAACAGTAGTTCTCTACCTCGCCCGGAAACTCTTTTTCAAGCTTGCCAATACTGAGGTCGTGAGTAGCCAGCAACACAAGACAATTATACTGCTTCAGCTTCAACAGAAAGGACTGTGTTCCCAGTCTCTTATCGTCGGAATTGGTACCGCGTAGTATTTCATCCAGCAGCACCAGGTATGGCTTACCGGTCTTCAGTTGATCGAGAACTCTTTCCAGACGAATGAGTTCCGCCTTGAAGTAGGATGCATTCTCTTCCAATGAGTCAGTGATACGAATGCTGGTGATCAATCCCAGAATAGAGCATTTAAATTCCTTTGCACATACCGGAACTCCATTGCACGCAAGTACAAGATTCACTCCCAATGCACGGATGAATGTGCTCTTGCCCGCCATGTTGGATCCCGTGATCACATGCACCTTGCTTTGAACCCCAATGTCGTAATCATTCTTTATCGACACCTGTGTGTCCATCAAAGGATGTCCCATCTCCTTCGCCGAGATAAACTCCTTACCTTCTGAGATCGTTGCATTAACAAAATCAGGATGATTGAATGTGAAGTTTGAAAAGCTGCTGAGCATATCGATCGTCACCAGCGAATCGATCCATTGCGGGAAAGAATCTTTATGACGGTCCTTCCATTGTTCAATTCCAAGAACATTCCAGAGGTCCATCAGGAATAATCCATTCATGATCGGACCGCCTGCTCCCAGTCGTTGATCGGCAGCATTAGACAACTTAAACAGTTTCGCGAAAGCTTCCGACGCATCGGTACATTGTTCCTGAAGTGCTTTGTTCTGTGGTGTCTTGAACTTCCCTTCACGGATGTGCGCAAACAGATCTGCATACTTTTTGAACTGCTTCGTCTTACCTCCGAAGCGAAGGAAATATTCTTTCAAAGGTTTGAGAAGAAGGGAAAGAAGGAATGTATTGATGGCAAACGGTCCGAATACCAGCAAGGCAATAAACTGAGAGGTGAAAATGCAATAGAGGATCCCTCCTGCTGAAATCGCAGGCATGATCCACATAATGGGTCTCCAATGGCCGCGACCAATAAAAAAATCAGGAATGGCAAGCCACTCTTTCAACTCAACATAATCTTTTGGTTTTTCCACCAGCTGACTACCGATAGCAGTGAACTCCTGTCGCCAGTCAATCTCTTTTGCAAGATCATGAATGGAGTCCGCCCTTTTAATAATCTCTTCCTTGTTCGTTAAAGGATTGAGAAGATTCTGACTTAACAACTCTCTGCCGGAAGTAGTGGCAGAACGATTGACTGACTGAAACAGTGATCCCGTACCATAGATATCGAGATCCAAAGCATATAGATGATGCGACGTATCGAAATCTATTCCCGCATCGAAAACTGATTTGTCACCCTCTTTAAAAGCAGCTTCCTTTTTATTAAGGGAAAGAAGCTCTGCAAGGATGACCCTTTTCCGGAAGGTGAGTGTGTGCTTCTTTACCAGAAACAGGAACAGGCTGAAGAATCCAACCGCAGGGAAAAATGATAATGGGTTCATCCTGAACCCGAGGTAGAGACACACTCCTGTAAAGAGTATGCTCATTAATCTTTGAAGAGCGATCTGGCGGATCCTGCGGTCGATCTCCGTCAGTCTTTCAGAATATCCCTTAACTCTCTCTTTGTAAATACCCGCAATGTCGGTCATCATCTTACTTTTCTATGCTTATTTCAACAAAGAGGCGTTTCGAAATCACTTCTTTCCGATAAAAATAAACACGATGGTGGCCAATCCCAACAGGAAAGGATAGTAGAGATTTCCAAGGATGTCGATCGGTGAAACCTGCTGCTTTGCAATGGCTACCGCTGCCAGCATCTGCGCTCCATAAGGAATGATGCCCTGAACAAAACATGAAATGGTATCAAGAATACTGGCACTGCGCCGTCCATCAATACCATTTCTATCGGCAATGGTTTTAGCCAGGGGACCGGCAATAAGAATAGTAATGGTATTATTCGCGATGGCAAAGTTTACAAGTCCTGTAAGACTTGCAATCCCAAGCTCTCCTCCTCTTTTTGTTTTGATCAACCGTGAAACATGATAGAGAATATAATCAATACCTCCCTGGTAGCGGATCAGTCCGACAATTCCACCGATGATCATACATGTCAGACTCAACTCAAACATGGATGCCATTCCCGCATTCGTCGCTGAGATCGCCTGCCACCCATCAATGGAACCGGTGGAGAATCCGACAACCGCTGTTAATAAGATACCGCTGATCAGAACCCAGATCACATTCAATCCCATCAGCGCCGTTGCCAGTACAAAAATATAAGGAACGATCTTGATGATGGAGTAATCGGTAGAATGAACGATCACCGTTTCATTGGAAACCACTCCGGAAAAAGTGTAGATCAGAAATGTGATGATCGCCGGCGGCAGGGCAATAAAGAAGTTGACCTTAAATTTTTCTTTCATCCCCACTCCCTGTGTGCGCGTTGCCGCAATGGTAGTATCGGAGATCATTGATAGATTATCTCCGAACATTGCTCCACCCACTACTGCTGCCAATGATACAGCCAGCACTCCGGGTATGGATTCATTCAACCCGACGGCAATGGGTGCAAGTGCCACTACTGTTCCAACGGAAGTTCCGAGTGAAAGTGATATAAAGCAGGCAATCATGAAGAGTCCTGCTACGATAAGACTTGGTGATAGATATGCCAGTGCAAAATTTACGGTGGAGTCAACGGCGCCGATGCTTTTGCTGATCTGGGCGAAAGCACCCGCCAGCAAAAAGATAAAGCACATGAGCATGATGTTCGCGTCGCCCATTCCCTGCGAGAAGACATCCACCTTTGGACCAAATGGTAATCGTGGATATTGAACAAATCCTACCACTGCTGAAATCAGGAACGCCACCAGCACCGGCATTTTATAAAAGTCGCCGAGCACAATAGAGCTTGTGAGATACACCAGCAAGAAGACGAGCAGCGGAAGCAGGGCTGAGAATCTGCCTTTCTCTAAGATCATAAGGGGATATTTCTATTCGGGGCGCAAGATATTATTAATCTATCAAATTAATAGATTAAACAGCCAATCATTTCATTT includes these proteins:
- a CDS encoding PadR family transcriptional regulator; this encodes MGKEYLGEFEELVLTMVGVLQKEAYGAAIAEEIEKRQDRNINISALHVTLYRLEDKGLIKSAFGGSTNERGGRRKRIYTVTNAGFVMLRRMKDGRLELWRLIPQLKMSGI
- a CDS encoding FtsX-like permease family protein, with translation MEIDPTTKDVRDMNDQIPQWPLKFLRAVCPDHLIEEIEGDLLQNFYKDHRKFGQRKARLRLTLNAIRYLRPEIIMRNKFSFQLINIMMLLNYFKLSLRNIRLSPLYSFINMFSLTIGLSSCLVIYLFISDELSFDSLHSNRSSVYRIYGVPHYSGNGTQKIALTNAWTGPSIAEDFPQVASFTRYWTQGKMTFTNGDDHLLINSVAAVDSTFLNIFDFNLQSGNRATALAEPNSVILTESTALKLFKNTDESLGRAITIQDTEYKITGILKDTPENSHLRFDALLSISTFGKNKMFSSTWEGSFLNTYLLLHDGADNKELESKLSDFWIRHTGIKDPDKGTTLQLQPLSDVHLQSTDMDHDYNNYRKFNGTYLKVFGITGIFILLIACVNFMNLTTARASYRWKEVGIRKSIGAKKTQLFGQFIFESTVMALLALVLAMLLDLFLIPFVNQLTGRQLLLSSLFAHPIQAGLLVAVTILLGLLTGIYPSFYMTSFNVTSVLKGGIKTQGRSIFQNSLVVLQFGLAIGLIIGTLVVTRQLSFMKNTDIGFTKDQIILVGMNGEVNKKLEVLRTEWLRNQSVSGVTASSQRLGTNLNGWGFKVKTDTGIYNFVPSNLNVDFDYLKVYGITLNDGRDFSREFLTDNGKAFIINETMARELNMKQPVGIPAGQSWYENDSLGAIIGVAKDFNYNSLYSKIGMLAIVCKPEWGYDEISIKIDGAHAKEIIPALKEVWDKNITTYPFTYSFLDEHVDNLYKSDQQMSSVISITAIFAIFISCMGLFGLVAITMNKKIKEIGIRKVLGATNFQISSMLSSSFTKLILISFVMICPVTYYLLFKWLESFSYRITMSPWLFLSGGLITIIIALLTISYHTIRSARENPVNALRYE
- a CDS encoding GNAT family N-acetyltransferase — translated: MKVNVVHTNPADLDMIYGLFEQSISYQEKHGYPVWRNYDHNAIVRDIENKNQYKVLVDSKVAIIFSVCYTDKVIWRTMDHGDSIYLHRIVVNPEFKGQKLFGRIMEWAIEHSQQRSLKSIRMDTWAANPNIIEYYKGFGFSFIETYTTPDTEELPVHNRNLALTLLEYKL
- a CDS encoding DUF4349 domain-containing protein, which produces MKIHLLLFATLFIFSCSKDKSRLELAPSGEQQSSMNEALSSAPNVSVERKLIKNGDLSFKTDDTKKTKAEIEKIVKEFNGYISTESQNNYGDRLQYSQIIRVPSARFEELIQKIEAIAEEVESRNISSQDVTEEFIDTEARVKTKKELEARYREILKEAKTVADILAIEAQIGAVRTEIESAEGRLNYLKSQVSFSTLNVTYYKTIGTDFGFASRFVDSLGYGWNNLLTFIIGLAMLWPFMIMIIVGGWWWFRRKKKS
- a CDS encoding Na+/H+ antiporter NhaC family protein — encoded protein: MILEKGRFSALLPLLVFLLVYLTSSIVLGDFYKMPVLVAFLISAVVGFVQYPRLPFGPKVDVFSQGMGDANIMLMCFIFLLAGAFAQISKSIGAVDSTVNFALAYLSPSLIVAGLFMIACFISLSLGTSVGTVVALAPIAVGLNESIPGVLAVSLAAVVGGAMFGDNLSMISDTTIAATRTQGVGMKEKFKVNFFIALPPAIITFLIYTFSGVVSNETVIVHSTDYSIIKIVPYIFVLATALMGLNVIWVLISGILLTAVVGFSTGSIDGWQAISATNAGMASMFELSLTCMIIGGIVGLIRYQGGIDYILYHVSRLIKTKRGGELGIASLTGLVNFAIANNTITILIAGPLAKTIADRNGIDGRRSASILDTISCFVQGIIPYGAQMLAAVAIAKQQVSPIDILGNLYYPFLLGLATIVFIFIGKK